In one Betaproteobacteria bacterium genomic region, the following are encoded:
- the egtB gene encoding ergothioneine biosynthesis protein EgtB, whose protein sequence is MQQPCPAGRGTPVAVVRAGCVGRNDQDGSRHVRELHDPDQLAAALRDARDYTLAIYAHLDEAALRFPYLRTVNPPLWELAHLGWFQEHWCLRWQDGAPRRDSLLPDADRMLNSALIAHAERWALPQLTWPVVHGYLATVLDTTLERLARDAQADPYFPLLALLHEDMHAEAFLMSLQTLGMPAPMPARASIGPNPGCPHTAGSWAATPCGTPLAAREVVFEAGRFEMGSGRRPDFVFDNECCAHEVVVEPFALATTTVTQAQYRAFVEAGGYGERRWWSQAGWAWRESAGALQPRHWQRDGSGWRVRRFDRLQPLQDDAPMIHVNAYEAEAYAGFAGARLPSEAEWEFAARAALDAADDRYPWGAAPPRGDAVNMDYRYGRAVAVDSLAQGDSRSGLRQLLGNVWEWTASPFLPYPGFEPGPYREYSQPWFGDHRVLRGGSFATRSRLVHNRWRNFYMPDRTDVFAGIRLACSLRD, encoded by the coding sequence ATGCAGCAGCCGTGCCCAGCGGGCCGCGGTACGCCAGTTGCCGTTGTTCGCGCTGGCTGCGTAGGGCGAAACGATCAGGACGGAAGTCGACACGTGCGGGAATTACACGATCCGGATCAGCTTGCAGCCGCGTTGCGGGACGCGCGCGATTATACGCTCGCGATCTACGCGCACCTGGACGAGGCGGCGCTGCGCTTTCCGTACCTGCGCACGGTGAATCCGCCGTTGTGGGAATTGGCGCATCTCGGCTGGTTTCAGGAGCACTGGTGTCTGCGCTGGCAGGACGGGGCGCCGCGACGCGATTCGTTGTTGCCCGATGCCGATCGCATGCTCAACTCGGCGCTCATCGCGCATGCCGAGCGCTGGGCGCTGCCGCAGCTCACCTGGCCGGTCGTGCACGGCTATCTCGCAACAGTGCTCGACACGACGCTCGAGCGTCTGGCGCGCGATGCGCAGGCCGATCCCTATTTCCCGCTGCTCGCCCTGTTGCACGAAGACATGCACGCCGAAGCGTTCCTGATGAGCCTGCAAACCCTCGGCATGCCCGCGCCGATGCCTGCGCGTGCGAGCATCGGACCGAATCCAGGCTGCCCGCACACTGCTGGAAGTTGGGCCGCGACGCCCTGCGGCACGCCGCTGGCGGCGCGCGAAGTCGTGTTCGAGGCAGGCCGGTTCGAGATGGGCTCGGGCCGTCGCCCCGATTTCGTGTTCGACAACGAGTGCTGCGCGCACGAAGTGGTGGTCGAACCGTTCGCGCTCGCGACGACGACGGTGACGCAGGCGCAGTATCGAGCGTTCGTGGAAGCGGGCGGCTATGGCGAGCGGCGCTGGTGGTCGCAGGCGGGATGGGCATGGCGCGAGAGCGCGGGCGCGCTCCAGCCGCGCCATTGGCAGCGCGACGGATCGGGTTGGCGCGTGCGCCGGTTCGATCGGCTGCAGCCGTTGCAAGACGATGCGCCGATGATCCACGTGAACGCCTACGAGGCCGAGGCCTATGCGGGATTCGCCGGGGCGCGCCTGCCGAGCGAAGCGGAATGGGAATTCGCCGCGCGCGCCGCATTGGACGCGGCAGACGATCGTTATCCGTGGGGCGCCGCGCCGCCTCGGGGCGATGCCGTCAACATGGACTATCGGTACGGTCGCGCCGTCGCCGTCGATTCGCTCGCGCAGGGCGACAGCCGCTCGGGACTGCGGCAGTTGCTGGGCAACGTGTGGGAATGGACCGCCTCGCCCTTCTTGCCTTACCCGGGCTTCGAGCCCGGGCCTTATCGCGAGTATTCGCAGCCGTGGTTCGGCGATCATCGGGTGCTCCGCGGCGGTTCCTTCGCCACGCGCTCGCGCCTGGTGCACAATCGCTGGCGCAATTTCTACATGCCCGATCGCACCGACGTCTTCGCCGGCATCCGGCTCGCCTGCTCGCTGCGCGATTGA